The Candidatus Tectomicrobia bacterium genome includes a region encoding these proteins:
- the bioD gene encoding dethiobiotin synthase has product MPDPAIFLTGTGTGVGKSVVGCALAAAWAARGLGPRVFKPAESGCERRGGALHPEDAWTLRQAAGDPRPIEEVCPYRYALPLAPAHAAEEEGNPPDAGRLLGMIAALRRAPGPLLVEGAGGLLVPLAPGLQMIDLARGAGLGLLIVAPVGLGTLNHTQLTVRAARAEGIPVAGIVLNDLTGEDTPAARRNPGAIEELCGAPLLGVFPHLPGIGAELRRGAGPGTPAAARLAEAAERLDLAALGNT; this is encoded by the coding sequence ATGCCTGACCCCGCCATCTTCCTGACCGGCACGGGGACGGGCGTGGGGAAGAGCGTCGTGGGCTGCGCCCTGGCCGCGGCCTGGGCGGCGCGGGGGCTCGGGCCCCGGGTGTTCAAGCCCGCCGAGTCGGGCTGCGAGCGGCGCGGAGGAGCGCTGCACCCCGAGGACGCCTGGACGCTCCGCCAGGCGGCGGGCGATCCCAGGCCCATCGAGGAAGTCTGCCCCTACCGCTACGCCCTCCCCCTCGCCCCGGCCCATGCGGCGGAGGAGGAGGGGAACCCGCCGGACGCCGGGCGCCTGCTCGGGATGATCGCCGCGCTGCGCCGGGCGCCCGGCCCCCTCCTCGTCGAGGGGGCGGGGGGGCTGCTCGTGCCCCTGGCGCCGGGCCTCCAGATGATCGACCTGGCCCGGGGGGCCGGCCTCGGCCTCCTGATCGTGGCGCCCGTGGGCCTCGGCACCCTGAACCACACCCAGCTCACCGTCCGGGCGGCGCGGGCCGAGGGCATCCCGGTCGCGGGCATCGTCCTGAACGACCTCACCGGGGAGGACACCCCCGCCGCCCGCCGCAACCCTGGGGCCATCGAGGAGCTCTGCGGCGCCCCCCTGCTCGGGGTGTTCCCCCACCTCCCGGGGATCGGGGCGGAGCTTAGGCGCGGCGCCGGTCCCGGCACCCCGGCGGCGGCTAGGCTGGCGGAGGCGGCGGAAAGGCTGGACCTGGCGGCGTTGGGAAATACGTAG
- a CDS encoding CocE/NonD family hydrolase has protein sequence MRVDWDVPIEMDDGVVLRADVFRPVQGGTYPPILSYGPYAKWLHTEDGYPQQWKTMVERFPDTAAGSTNKYQTWEVVDPEKWVPDGYAVVRVDARGVGRSEGFLDPWSAREARDLHDCIEWAARQPWSNGRVGLNGISYFAMNQWQAASLQPPHLAAMCAWEGAADFYRDMGHHGGIHCRFPELWYVRRVVPRQHGKGERGYRSRMNGEWVSGPETLPEEALAARRADFAGDVLKHDLDDDYWKSRMPDWSKVKVPFLSPANWGGVGLHPRGNFEAFTQAASKEKWLEVHGFEHWTGFFTDAGVAYQKKFFGHFLKGEDTGWKKEPPVRLLVRHPGDVFVERAEREWPLARTKWTKLYLHPADQALSAGKPARAGKASYPGLGEGLTFLTAPFKTETEITGPAAAKLFISSETGDADLFLALRLFDPAMKEVVFEGAMDHHTPVALGWLRASHRKLDKKLSLPWRPYHAHDEKQPLAPGRVYELDVEIWPTSVVVPPGHRLGLSVRGRDYVWQGSGKPQGENTGCGPFIHDHPRARPADIFGGRVTIHAGPDRPSHVLLPVIPAKKG, from the coding sequence ATGCGGGTCGACTGGGACGTCCCCATCGAGATGGACGACGGGGTGGTGCTCAGGGCGGACGTCTTCCGGCCGGTGCAGGGCGGCACGTATCCCCCCATCCTCAGCTACGGCCCCTACGCCAAGTGGCTCCACACCGAGGACGGCTATCCCCAGCAATGGAAGACAATGGTGGAGCGCTTCCCGGACACCGCCGCCGGCTCGACCAACAAGTACCAGACCTGGGAGGTGGTGGACCCCGAGAAGTGGGTGCCGGACGGCTACGCCGTCGTCCGGGTGGACGCGCGCGGGGTGGGCCGCTCGGAGGGCTTCCTCGACCCCTGGTCCGCCCGCGAGGCCCGCGACCTGCACGACTGCATCGAGTGGGCCGCCCGCCAGCCCTGGAGCAACGGGCGGGTGGGGCTGAACGGCATCTCGTATTTCGCGATGAACCAGTGGCAGGCGGCCTCCCTCCAGCCCCCCCACCTGGCCGCCATGTGCGCCTGGGAGGGCGCGGCCGACTTCTACCGCGACATGGGCCACCACGGGGGCATCCACTGCCGCTTCCCGGAGCTCTGGTACGTCCGCCGGGTGGTGCCGCGCCAGCACGGCAAGGGCGAGCGCGGCTACCGGAGCCGCATGAACGGGGAGTGGGTGTCGGGGCCCGAGACCCTCCCCGAGGAGGCGCTGGCCGCCCGCCGGGCGGACTTCGCCGGGGACGTCCTCAAGCACGACCTGGACGACGATTACTGGAAATCGCGCATGCCCGACTGGTCGAAGGTGAAGGTGCCCTTCCTCTCCCCGGCCAACTGGGGCGGCGTGGGGCTCCACCCGCGCGGCAACTTCGAGGCCTTCACGCAGGCCGCCTCCAAGGAGAAATGGCTCGAGGTGCACGGCTTCGAGCACTGGACCGGCTTCTTCACCGACGCGGGCGTGGCCTACCAGAAGAAGTTCTTCGGCCACTTCCTCAAGGGGGAGGACACGGGCTGGAAGAAGGAGCCGCCCGTCCGGCTCCTGGTGCGCCACCCGGGCGACGTGTTCGTCGAGCGTGCCGAGAGGGAATGGCCCCTCGCCCGGACGAAGTGGACGAAGCTCTATCTCCACCCCGCCGATCAGGCGCTCTCCGCCGGGAAGCCGGCCAGGGCCGGGAAGGCCTCCTACCCCGGCCTGGGGGAGGGCCTCACCTTCCTCACCGCGCCCTTCAAGACCGAGACCGAGATCACCGGCCCGGCGGCGGCCAAGCTCTTCATCTCCTCCGAGACCGGGGACGCCGACCTCTTCCTCGCCCTGCGCCTCTTCGACCCCGCGATGAAGGAGGTCGTCTTCGAGGGCGCGATGGACCACCACACCCCGGTGGCCCTGGGCTGGCTCCGGGCCTCCCACCGCAAGCTCGACAAGAAGCTCTCCCTGCCCTGGCGCCCCTACCACGCCCACGACGAGAAGCAGCCCCTCGCGCCGGGCCGGGTGTACGAGCTCGACGTGGAGATCTGGCCCACGAGCGTGGTCGTCCCCCCCGGCCACCGCCTGGGCCTCTCGGTGCGGGGGCGGGACTACGTCTGGCAGGGCTCCGGGAAACCCCAGGGAGAGAACACCGGCTGCGGGCCCTTCATCCACGACCATCCCCGCGCCCGCCCGGCGGATATCTTCGGCGGGAGGGTCACGATCCACGCGGGGCCGGATCGGCCCTCGCACGTGCTCCTGCCCGTCATCCCGGCGAAGAAGGGGTGA
- a CDS encoding MFS transporter, whose product MPAFYFIHFFGVGVTLPFLNVYFDAAGMKGLQLGLLNAVPRLTLGFAPPLMAALADKYRRGREVLIIGAAAGVAASLAMWGAEGFWPLLVLVTLYSAARGSLVPIAENICLREIAVSGAQYGRVRLWGSLGFIAAALGVGALVDAASIGIMFPVLAGSGALLIGVAAFFPREGGEVRLRFGGDLLELLRNRPYMVLVGASTLVAFSAGPFSIYFSIYLKELGHPAWVIGMAWTAGVASEIVFFVYAQALQRRVGLKAMIAAGMAAYALRWEMITWTDSGVLLVAIQLLHGVSFGVFHAASIQYVDRLSGPATKNTAQSLYSSAEIGLGVTAGGLLASWLVPQWGFIPLLHAGALLSLAGAAWFVLALGLREEA is encoded by the coding sequence ATGCCCGCCTTCTACTTCATCCACTTCTTCGGGGTCGGGGTCACCCTCCCCTTCCTGAACGTCTACTTCGACGCCGCCGGCATGAAGGGGCTCCAGCTCGGGCTCCTGAACGCCGTCCCCCGCCTCACCCTGGGCTTCGCCCCTCCGCTCATGGCCGCCCTGGCCGACAAGTACCGCCGGGGACGGGAGGTGCTCATCATCGGGGCGGCCGCGGGGGTGGCCGCCTCCCTCGCCATGTGGGGGGCCGAGGGCTTCTGGCCCCTCCTCGTCCTCGTGACGCTCTACTCCGCCGCCCGGGGTTCCCTCGTCCCCATCGCCGAGAACATCTGCCTTCGGGAGATCGCCGTGAGCGGCGCGCAGTACGGCCGGGTGCGGCTGTGGGGCTCTCTCGGCTTCATCGCGGCGGCCCTGGGGGTGGGGGCGCTGGTGGACGCGGCCTCGATCGGGATCATGTTTCCCGTGCTGGCCGGGAGCGGCGCCCTCCTCATCGGCGTGGCCGCCTTCTTCCCCCGGGAGGGCGGGGAGGTGAGGCTGCGCTTCGGGGGGGACCTGTTGGAGCTCCTCCGGAACCGCCCCTACATGGTGCTGGTGGGGGCGAGCACCCTCGTGGCCTTCAGCGCGGGCCCGTTCAGCATCTACTTCAGCATCTACCTGAAGGAGCTCGGCCACCCGGCCTGGGTGATCGGCATGGCCTGGACGGCCGGGGTGGCGAGCGAGATCGTCTTCTTCGTCTACGCCCAGGCGCTCCAGCGGCGGGTCGGCCTCAAGGCCATGATCGCGGCCGGCATGGCGGCCTACGCCCTCAGGTGGGAGATGATCACCTGGACCGACAGCGGCGTCCTGCTCGTGGCCATCCAGCTCCTGCACGGGGTGAGCTTCGGGGTCTTCCACGCCGCCTCGATCCAGTACGTCGACCGCCTGAGCGGCCCCGCCACCAAGAACACCGCCCAGTCCCTCTACAGCTCGGCCGAGATCGGCCTCGGGGTGACGGCGGGGGGGCTCCTGGCGAGCTGGCTCGTCCCCCAGTGGGGCTTCATCCCCCTCCTCCACGCCGGGGCGCTTCTCTCCCTGGCCGGGGCGGCCTGGTTCGTCCTGGCGCTGGGGCTCCGGGAGGAGGCTTGA
- a CDS encoding fructose-bisphosphate aldolase class I: MSAPDLETTARQLVADGKGILAADESTGTIERRFKSLNIPNTEENRRAYRDMLFTTPGFGGYISGVILFDETIRQKSLKGVPFPEVLSKEGSIPGIKVDKGTKPLPFSPEEVITEGLDGLAGRVKEYHDLGARFAKWRAVITIGPGIPTRYCIETNAHALARYAAICVEGGLVPIVEPEVLMDADNTIETCFDATEWTLKTVFNSLFQQRVPLEKILLKPNMVVSGKKCPVQAGVQQVAEMTLRCLRRCVPSAVPGVVFLSGGQTDEAATAHLNAMNQIGGNPWKLSFSYGRALQAPSMKAWAGKPENVIKAQKIFHHRAKCNGAAALAKYSEAMERELAAV, from the coding sequence ATGAGCGCGCCGGATCTCGAAACCACCGCCAGGCAGTTGGTCGCAGACGGCAAGGGCATCCTCGCCGCCGACGAGAGCACGGGCACCATCGAGAGGCGGTTCAAGTCCCTCAACATTCCCAACACCGAGGAGAACCGCCGCGCCTACCGGGACATGCTCTTCACCACGCCCGGGTTCGGCGGCTACATCAGCGGCGTGATTCTCTTCGACGAGACCATCCGGCAGAAGTCCCTGAAGGGCGTGCCCTTCCCCGAGGTGCTCTCGAAGGAAGGCTCCATCCCGGGCATCAAGGTGGACAAGGGCACCAAGCCTCTCCCTTTCTCGCCCGAGGAGGTCATCACCGAGGGCCTCGACGGCCTGGCCGGCCGCGTCAAGGAGTACCACGATCTGGGCGCGCGCTTCGCCAAGTGGCGCGCCGTCATCACCATCGGCCCGGGCATCCCCACCCGCTACTGCATCGAGACGAACGCCCACGCCCTGGCCCGCTACGCGGCCATCTGCGTCGAGGGCGGCCTCGTACCCATCGTGGAGCCCGAGGTCCTCATGGACGCGGACAACACCATCGAGACCTGCTTCGACGCGACCGAGTGGACCCTCAAGACCGTCTTCAACTCCCTTTTCCAGCAGCGCGTGCCCCTCGAGAAGATCCTGCTCAAGCCCAACATGGTGGTCTCGGGCAAGAAGTGCCCGGTGCAGGCCGGCGTCCAGCAGGTGGCGGAGATGACCCTCAGGTGCCTGCGCCGCTGCGTGCCCTCCGCGGTGCCGGGCGTCGTGTTCCTCTCGGGCGGCCAGACCGACGAGGCGGCCACGGCGCACCTCAACGCCATGAATCAGATCGGCGGCAACCCCTGGAAGCTCAGCTTCTCCTACGGGCGAGCCCTGCAGGCCCCCTCGATGAAGGCGTGGGCGGGCAAACCCGAGAACGTGATCAAGGCCCAGAAGATCTTCCACCACCGCGCCAAGTGCAACGGCGCCGCGGCCCTGGCCAAGTACAGCGAGGCGATGGAGCGCGAGCTTGCCGCCGTTTAA
- the fbp gene encoding class 1 fructose-bisphosphatase: protein MATVGETIPAEDLKGITLERHLRNEERKHPGARGVFTRLVSQICLAAKIVNAEVNKAGLVEILGLTGKTNVQGEEVQKLDEYANEVIRRALDHTGTVSAMASEEMEAPYLVPGSFVDDGQYVVVYDPLDGSSNIDVNVSIGSIFSILRRRSPDGGPATIDDFLQKGSEQLCAGYVIYGSSTMLVYTTGNGVNGFTLDPSVGEFFLSHPNIQIPKRGKIYSINEGNSVYWFDEVARYIRHLKSEDKASGRPYSGRYIGSLVADFHRNLLKGGVFLYPGDKKSKSGKLRLIYECNPMAFIVEQAGGASSDGAQRTLDIVPEKLHQRVPLVIGSREDVAEAERFLQGKAVV from the coding sequence ATGGCAACCGTGGGCGAGACAATCCCCGCCGAGGACCTGAAGGGCATCACCCTGGAGCGCCACCTCCGCAACGAGGAGCGGAAGCACCCCGGCGCCCGGGGCGTCTTCACGCGGCTCGTGAGCCAGATATGCCTCGCGGCCAAGATCGTCAACGCCGAGGTCAACAAGGCGGGCCTCGTCGAGATACTGGGCCTGACCGGCAAGACGAACGTCCAGGGCGAGGAGGTCCAGAAGCTCGACGAGTACGCGAACGAGGTCATCCGGCGGGCGCTCGACCACACGGGCACCGTCTCCGCCATGGCCAGCGAGGAGATGGAGGCGCCCTACCTCGTCCCCGGCAGCTTCGTGGACGACGGCCAGTACGTCGTGGTGTACGACCCGCTGGACGGCTCCTCGAACATCGACGTGAACGTGAGCATCGGCTCCATCTTCTCCATCCTCCGGCGGCGCTCGCCCGATGGCGGCCCCGCCACCATCGACGATTTCCTCCAGAAGGGCTCGGAGCAGCTCTGCGCCGGCTACGTCATCTACGGCTCCTCCACCATGCTCGTCTACACCACCGGCAACGGGGTCAACGGCTTCACCCTGGACCCTTCGGTCGGGGAGTTCTTCCTCTCGCACCCGAACATCCAGATCCCGAAGCGCGGGAAGATCTACAGCATCAACGAGGGGAACTCCGTCTACTGGTTCGACGAGGTGGCCCGGTACATCCGCCACCTCAAGAGCGAGGACAAGGCGAGCGGGCGGCCCTACTCGGGCCGCTACATCGGCTCCCTGGTGGCGGACTTCCACCGGAACCTCCTCAAGGGCGGGGTCTTCCTCTACCCTGGGGACAAGAAGAGCAAGAGCGGAAAGCTCCGCCTGATCTACGAGTGCAATCCCATGGCATTCATCGTGGAGCAGGCGGGAGGGGCGTCGAGCGACGGCGCGCAGCGCACGCTCGACATCGTGCCCGAGAAGCTCCACCAGCGCGTGCCCCTCGTCATCGGCAGCCGCGAGGACGTGGCGGAGGCCGAGCGGTTCCTCCAAGGAAAGGCGGTCGTCTGA
- a CDS encoding OmpA family protein, with amino-acid sequence MRGSRGCPALLLLPLLLAGCVGLQEYDRKAEEAADLRRSLESAQARIASLTHDAQNLRQQLQQKQVENEELTQSLSMARRYSQQTESRVADLRAQVSTQKQESETAQEKMARLEKEQEEALQKLRQAEGALNETRTRLARFEDRVRLQAQLEKDLQAQLAPEIKSGAVQVKREGDKVVVQVSSGILFAPGSVNIKPPGEKVLGRVAGALKRYGNRDLQVRGHTDNLRITERLAERWETNWELSAGRATRVMRYLVEVGSLDPRRASAAGFGEFQPIADNATPEGREKNRRIEIAVLPPEAK; translated from the coding sequence ATGCGCGGCTCACGCGGGTGCCCTGCCCTCCTCCTGCTTCCCCTCCTCCTCGCGGGGTGCGTTGGCCTCCAGGAATACGACCGTAAGGCGGAGGAGGCGGCCGACCTCCGGCGCAGCCTCGAGAGCGCCCAGGCCCGCATAGCCTCCCTCACCCACGACGCGCAGAACCTCCGCCAGCAGCTCCAGCAGAAGCAGGTCGAGAACGAGGAGCTGACGCAGTCGCTCTCCATGGCGAGGCGCTACAGCCAGCAGACCGAGAGCCGGGTCGCCGACCTGCGGGCGCAGGTCTCCACCCAAAAGCAGGAGAGCGAGACCGCGCAGGAGAAGATGGCCCGCCTCGAAAAGGAGCAGGAGGAGGCCCTCCAGAAGCTGCGCCAGGCGGAGGGTGCGCTGAACGAGACGCGCACGCGCCTCGCCCGCTTCGAGGATCGGGTCCGGCTCCAGGCCCAGCTCGAGAAGGACCTCCAGGCCCAGCTCGCCCCCGAGATCAAGTCCGGCGCCGTCCAGGTGAAGCGCGAGGGCGACAAGGTGGTCGTCCAGGTGTCGAGCGGCATCCTCTTCGCGCCGGGGAGCGTCAACATCAAGCCCCCCGGCGAGAAGGTGCTGGGCCGCGTGGCCGGCGCCCTGAAGCGCTACGGCAACCGCGACCTCCAGGTGCGCGGCCACACGGACAACCTGCGCATCACCGAGCGGCTCGCCGAGCGGTGGGAGACGAACTGGGAGCTCTCCGCCGGGCGGGCCACCCGCGTCATGCGCTATCTGGTCGAGGTGGGGAGCCTCGACCCGCGCCGCGCGTCGGCGGCCGGATTCGGGGAGTTCCAGCCCATCGCGGACAACGCCACCCCGGAGGGGCGCGAGAAGAACCGCCGGATAGAGATCGCCGTCCTGCCCCCCGAGGCGAAGTAA
- a CDS encoding MBL fold metallo-hydrolase, whose translation MIVERIPVGAFQMNSYLAGSEKTREAVYIDPGAEVDRVLAEAERLGLSIVLLAGTHAHIDHAEGAAEARRRLGVPYWLHEAELPNLRRMPEVARMYGFEPPEVPEVDGFLVPGEALEAGGLRFEIRLTDGHAPGNVTLYRAAAEGEPGRAFVGDALFAGSVGRTDLFMGDARTLLRSIRTQLLTLPPDTIVHPGHGPDTTVGREKAANPFCQPGAERLFA comes from the coding sequence GTGATCGTCGAGCGAATCCCCGTCGGCGCCTTCCAGATGAACAGCTACCTCGCCGGGTCCGAGAAGACCCGCGAGGCCGTCTACATCGACCCGGGCGCCGAGGTGGACCGGGTCCTCGCGGAGGCGGAGCGGCTTGGCCTCTCCATCGTCCTCCTCGCCGGCACCCACGCCCACATCGATCACGCCGAGGGCGCCGCCGAGGCGAGGCGGCGGCTGGGTGTCCCCTACTGGCTCCACGAGGCGGAGCTCCCCAACCTGCGGCGCATGCCGGAGGTCGCGCGCATGTACGGGTTCGAGCCGCCTGAGGTGCCCGAGGTGGACGGCTTCCTGGTCCCCGGCGAGGCCCTGGAGGCGGGGGGCCTGCGCTTCGAGATCCGGCTCACGGACGGCCACGCCCCCGGCAACGTCACCCTCTACCGGGCGGCCGCGGAGGGGGAGCCGGGCCGCGCCTTCGTGGGGGACGCGCTCTTCGCGGGCTCGGTGGGACGCACCGACCTCTTCATGGGGGACGCGCGGACCCTCCTGCGGAGCATTCGGACCCAGCTCCTCACCCTCCCGCCGGACACCATCGTCCACCCCGGCCACGGCCCCGACACCACGGTCGGCCGGGAGAAGGCCGCCAATCCCTTCTGCCAGCCGGGCGCGGAGAGGCTCTTCGCATGA
- a CDS encoding NUDIX hydrolase, whose translation MSGTPPAAHPHLGGRIRFCVSCGAELSYRPWGEGDGSMQLCCSRPGCGHVHFLDPKLAAGVILAREGKALLVQRRHNPGKGLWTFPGGFVNRGEVVAEAAAREALEETGVEARMGPLLGVYSLPGNPIVLVAYLGEIAGGEPRPLDETEAVKFAAPEEIDPAELAFDTTRAALEDWRAWMREGRIPRGHPARGGR comes from the coding sequence ATGAGCGGCACGCCGCCCGCGGCCCATCCCCACCTCGGGGGGCGCATCCGCTTCTGCGTGTCGTGCGGGGCGGAGCTCTCGTACCGGCCCTGGGGGGAGGGGGACGGCAGCATGCAGCTCTGCTGCTCCCGGCCGGGGTGCGGCCACGTCCACTTCCTGGACCCCAAGCTGGCGGCCGGAGTGATCCTCGCGCGCGAAGGCAAGGCGCTCCTCGTCCAGCGCAGGCATAACCCGGGCAAGGGGCTGTGGACCTTCCCGGGGGGCTTCGTGAACCGCGGGGAGGTGGTCGCCGAGGCGGCCGCCCGCGAGGCCCTGGAGGAGACGGGCGTCGAGGCGAGGATGGGCCCGCTGCTCGGGGTGTACTCTTTACCCGGGAACCCCATCGTCCTCGTGGCCTATCTGGGCGAGATCGCGGGCGGGGAGCCCCGGCCGCTGGACGAGACGGAGGCGGTCAAGTTCGCGGCGCCGGAGGAGATCGACCCCGCCGAGCTGGCGTTCGACACCACCCGGGCCGCCCTGGAGGACTGGCGCGCCTGGATGCGGGAAGGGAGAATCCCCCGGGGGCATCCCGCGCGAGGCGGGCGCTAG
- a CDS encoding RraA family protein, whose amino-acid sequence MLTLETLHSLRELDTPTVSNAIESFDVRPRAMGHTDARVRCMFPEAGTAVGYAVTFTTGEYAPGEKRTHSSRLRLYEAVDAAPKPCILVQQDTGPRPLSACFWGEVMANLFLRLGAEGAVLDGVVRDVEAMRKAGFKVWAAGVTPSRGDIRVVEVNVPVCVGGMNVLPGDIVHADPSGALVVPQEIAAQIPAAARRVQGREAGMIEFFTSEDFSVAELRKRYYS is encoded by the coding sequence ATGCTCACACTGGAAACCCTGCACTCGCTCCGGGAGCTCGACACTCCCACCGTCTCCAACGCCATCGAGTCCTTCGACGTGCGCCCCCGCGCCATGGGTCACACGGACGCGCGGGTGCGCTGCATGTTCCCCGAGGCCGGCACGGCCGTGGGCTACGCCGTCACCTTCACCACGGGGGAGTACGCCCCCGGGGAGAAGCGCACCCACTCCTCCCGCCTGCGGCTCTATGAGGCCGTGGACGCGGCGCCGAAGCCCTGCATCCTCGTCCAGCAGGACACCGGCCCCCGGCCCCTCTCCGCCTGCTTCTGGGGCGAGGTGATGGCCAACCTCTTCCTTCGCCTGGGGGCGGAGGGCGCGGTACTCGACGGGGTGGTGCGCGACGTGGAGGCCATGCGGAAGGCGGGCTTCAAGGTCTGGGCGGCGGGGGTGACCCCCTCCCGGGGGGACATCCGGGTGGTGGAGGTGAACGTCCCGGTGTGCGTGGGGGGGATGAACGTGCTGCCCGGGGACATCGTCCACGCCGACCCGAGCGGGGCGCTGGTGGTCCCCCAGGAAATCGCGGCCCAGATACCGGCCGCCGCCCGGCGGGTGCAGGGCCGCGAGGCGGGGATGATCGAGTTCTTCACCTCCGAGGACTTCAGCGTCGCCGAGCTCCGCAAGCGGTACTACAGCTAG
- a CDS encoding GAF domain-containing protein, translated as MNLERDLFSLVTLVSNVTDAYSACLFLENRRRKVFQLTSYHSLSPHLLPEAAVESGQGFLGWVLENNEALSVNEFDKDTVVLGYYGRHEDIKSFMAAPLPSSLTKGALAIDSKKSWCFTAKSQKILAGFAQQFAYLVDGALAAAQKERRSVDVGAYSGYLASLRACESEDQLLNAICLVPRELLPFDACFLVLRDEEAGTPRLARTSGFGELFLGGLTVNERQSVAGYVLKKGEPLRLPDLRGPNGSRPLFHPDEPNIGARSALAVPLSAGSEVAGVLGFTSRRRGEFDPASLKRAEMAAAPAAEALLRLRAERRLSRHAETDPLTGGWSMARLRAKLPEILRDAHARGRRAALLCIAPDSLEEELHPSAGEEAALHIHRLLAPAARGGDILARHDGARFFLLLQGSSHEHAEAAAERLIQAINETPCRIGGRTAEVTASAGVACFPEHAQDPNALIAASLGALAAARSAGINQLCFHGGG; from the coding sequence ATGAACCTCGAACGGGACCTGTTCTCGCTGGTGACGCTGGTCAGCAACGTGACGGACGCCTACAGCGCCTGCCTGTTCCTCGAGAACCGGCGGCGCAAGGTCTTCCAGCTCACCAGCTACCACAGCCTGAGCCCCCACCTCCTGCCCGAGGCCGCGGTGGAGAGCGGCCAGGGCTTCCTCGGCTGGGTGCTCGAGAACAACGAGGCCCTGAGCGTCAACGAGTTCGACAAGGACACCGTCGTCCTCGGCTACTACGGCCGCCACGAGGACATCAAGTCCTTCATGGCCGCGCCGCTTCCCTCCTCGCTGACCAAGGGCGCGCTCGCCATCGACAGCAAGAAGAGCTGGTGCTTCACCGCCAAGTCCCAGAAAATCCTCGCGGGGTTCGCCCAACAATTCGCGTATCTGGTGGATGGTGCCCTGGCGGCGGCGCAGAAGGAGCGCCGCTCCGTCGACGTCGGCGCCTACAGCGGATATCTGGCTTCTCTCCGCGCGTGCGAGAGCGAGGACCAGCTGCTGAACGCCATCTGTCTGGTGCCGCGCGAATTGCTCCCCTTCGACGCCTGCTTCCTCGTCCTCCGGGACGAGGAAGCAGGCACCCCCCGCCTCGCCCGCACCTCGGGCTTCGGGGAGCTCTTCCTCGGCGGCCTGACCGTGAACGAGCGCCAGAGCGTGGCGGGCTACGTCCTGAAGAAGGGGGAGCCGCTGCGCCTCCCGGACCTCAGGGGCCCGAACGGGAGCCGGCCCCTCTTCCACCCCGACGAGCCCAACATCGGCGCGCGCTCGGCCCTGGCCGTCCCCCTCTCGGCGGGCAGCGAGGTGGCGGGCGTCCTGGGCTTCACCAGCCGCCGCCGGGGGGAGTTCGACCCGGCCTCCCTCAAGCGGGCCGAGATGGCCGCGGCGCCCGCCGCCGAGGCGCTGCTGCGCTTGAGGGCCGAGCGCCGGCTCAGCCGCCACGCCGAAACCGACCCGCTGACCGGGGGCTGGAGCATGGCCCGCCTGCGCGCCAAGCTCCCCGAGATCCTCCGCGACGCCCACGCCCGCGGCCGCCGCGCAGCCCTCCTGTGCATCGCGCCAGACTCCCTCGAGGAGGAGCTCCACCCCTCGGCGGGCGAGGAGGCGGCCCTCCACATCCACCGGCTGCTCGCCCCCGCGGCCCGGGGCGGGGACATCCTCGCCCGGCACGATGGGGCCCGCTTCTTCCTGCTCCTCCAGGGCTCCTCGCACGAGCACGCCGAGGCGGCGGCGGAGCGGCTCATCCAGGCGATCAACGAAACCCCTTGCCGGATCGGGGGACGGACGGCCGAGGTGACGGCATCGGCGGGGGTGGCGTGCTTCCCCGAACACGCCCAGGACCCCAACGCCCTCATCGCGGCCTCCCTGGGCGCGCTCGCCGCGGCCCGGTCGGCGGGGATCAACCAGCTGTGCTTTCACGGGGGGGGATGA